In the Methylosinus sp. LW4 genome, GTCGAATTTGTGCGACCATTCATAGCCGAATTTCAGCACGTCGACGCGACTGCTCGAGAAGCGATCGTTGAAGGTGCGTTCGCGTGGGAGCGAGGCGGCGGGCCCGACGCCGAAGAGCAGCGAGAACGGATCATATTTCGTATAGGCGAAATGCCCCGCATCGAAGGGGATCACCTGATGGTTGTATTGCAAATTGACCGAGAGATAGGTGCTCGCGTCGATGTTCCACCGCACCACCGGCGAGATGAAATAATTGCGCGAGAAGTCAGTCTCGCGGAAGGAGCCGCCGTGATCCATTTCCGCAGTCACGCGATAGAGCAGCGTGTCATCCTTCGTCAGCGGCCCGGTGGCGTCGAGCGTCGTGCGGTAGGAATCGTATGAGCCGAAGGATTGGCTCAACGAATATTGCGGCGTCGCCAGCGGCTTCTTGGTGACGATGTTGACGATGCCGCCGGGGTCAGCGCGGCCATACAATATGGAAGCGGGGCCTTTCAGAACCTCGACGCGCTCGACATTGGCGAGCGAGGAGGTTCCGGGCAGGCCGGCTTGCAGACGCAGCCCGTCGAGATAGACGTACGATGTCGAAAAGCCACGAATCTGGAACTGGTCGTTGCCGCCGATATAGGTGGCGTCGAATGTGCGCACGCCGCTCACATTCTCGACGGCCTTGGCCAGAGACGCCGCCTGCTGATCGAGCAGCACCTGCTGCGGCACGACTTGGATGGAGGCAGGCGTCTCCATGATCGGCGCGCTCATCTTGGTGGCCGTGGTCGCGTCGGGAATGCGATAGGCGGTGGGATCGCCCCTGCCGGTTCCGCCAGCGGCGCCTCGGTCGCGGGGCCGGTTCGCTTCCGCCCCCACATCGATCGGCGGCAGAGCCTCCGCGCCATTGGCGTCGCTGCGAACACCCGTATCCGCCTGCGCGAGAGTGATCAGCACAGAGCGGCCATTGTCGGCGAATCTGTAAGTGAGCGCGGTTCCGTCCAACAGAGCGCGCAAGGCGTCCTGCGTGGTGAACGCGCCGGACAGTCCGTGGGTTTTCACGCCGCGCGTCAGCCTTGCGTCATAGGAAAGTCGAAGATCATTCTGATCCGCGAATGCGGTGAGCGCTTCGGTGAGAGGGATTTGGTCGATGCGATAGAATTTGACGGCGCCGTCCCGCTCCTGCGGAGCGATAGCGGCTTCGGCCGGAAGGGAGCTCGATCCTGCCCCGGTCATCAAAAAGCCGACTGTCGCCGCGGCGATTGCCGAACCCATATCGCTCTTCCCCTTCGGACCCCTCGTCTTCGCCATCGTGCCGCCCTTCGAATCCATCGAGGGCGCGAAAATGCCCCTCATTGGATTCAACGCGGTCGACCTGCGCCTCGGAACCTCGACGAAGAGAAAGCCGAGAAATTTTTTCGGCGCTCGTTCCGACGGCGGAACGACAGAAATTGCGAGGTCCTCGAGAGAGGAGCCGCACCGAGGCGAAGGATGTCAGTCGTGGAGCAGGATCAGATAGTTCGACAGACGATAGGCGGAGAGGCCGAGAGCTGTTTCGATGTCGGCGATGGCCTGTAGCGGATCGTCCATGCGATAGACGCCGGTTACGCGACGGGCGCAAATCTCGCGCCGCAGGCAATAGACGAAGCCGTGACGATAGCGGCCGAGCGCCGCGAGCACATCGCCGAGCGCCTCGTCTTCGACGATGAGCCTGCCGCGTCGCCAGGCGGTGAGCTTCGCCACATTCGCGGCCGTTGGCGCGCTCGCCGAAGAGCCACGCAGGAAACTCGTCTCCTGCCCCTCCTGGGCGACGACCTCCTTGCCGCCGCTCGCGACGGCCACACGATGCTCGGTGACCGTCACATGCGCGCCGTCGTCATCGACGGCGACATTGAAAGACGTGCCAAGCGCGGTCGCCGTGCCTCCGGCGGCCTCTACGACAAAGGGCCGCGATGCGTCGGGCGCCACGTCGAACCAGGCTTCTCCGCTGAGGAGGTCGAGCCGGCGGCTCGCGGGCGAGAAATGGAGCGTGATGGCCGATCGCGCGCCGAGCTCGACGCGGGATCCATCCGCGAGCGTAACGCGACGCGTTTCGCCGGCGCCCGTGGAATAGTCGGAGCGAAAGAATGTCGAGAGATCGCCGCGAAAGAAGATAAAAGCCAGGGCGGCGGCGCAGGCCGCGGCGGCGGAAAATGGGCGCTTTCTCCGCTTCGCCAGCGGCTGCTTCGCAGGGGCGCGCACATTCAGCTTGGAAAACTCGGCGGACAATCCTTCGGCCTCA is a window encoding:
- a CDS encoding FecR family protein, producing the protein MSFDGDTPEDPHDIAVDWILRQKEGPLTRKEQAALDAWLAADAAHVAAFREAEGLSAEFSKLNVRAPAKQPLAKRRKRPFSAAAACAAALAFIFFRGDLSTFFRSDYSTGAGETRRVTLADGSRVELGARSAITLHFSPASRRLDLLSGEAWFDVAPDASRPFVVEAAGGTATALGTSFNVAVDDDGAHVTVTEHRVAVASGGKEVVAQEGQETSFLRGSSASAPTAANVAKLTAWRRGRLIVEDEALGDVLAALGRYRHGFVYCLRREICARRVTGVYRMDDPLQAIADIETALGLSAYRLSNYLILLHD